A genomic window from Synechococcus sp. CBW1107 includes:
- a CDS encoding arylsulfatase has translation MPNKKPNIILLVTDDTGYGDLGPYGGGEGRGMPTPNFDRLAAEGMTFFSFYAQPSCTPGRAAMLTGRIPNRSGMTTVAFQGQGGGLPAAEWTLASVLKQADYRTFFTGKWHLGEDDYALPNAQGYDEMKYVGLYHLNAYTYADPTWFPDMDPELRAMFQKVTKGSLSGKAGEEAKEDFKINGQYVDTPEQGVVGIPFFDGYVEKAAIEFLEVAAKDDQPFFLSVNFMKVHQPNLPHPDYIHQSPSKSKYADSIVELDARIGAIMDKVRALGLEEETLVFWTTDNGAWQDVYPDAGYTPFRGTKGTVREGGNRVPAIAWWPGKIAAGVKNHDILGGLDLMATFAALAGVPLPSNDREGQPIIFDSYDMSPVLFGAGKCERKSWFYFTENELTPGAVRVNNYKAVFNLRGDDGGTTGGLAVDSNLGWKGAESYVAIVPQLFDLWQDPQERYDIFMNNYTERTWVMVTIGETIKDLMKTYVQYPPRKMQGEGYSGPITLTQYERFQHVRGMLANEGIKIPMPTGN, from the coding sequence ATGCCGAATAAAAAGCCAAACATTATTCTGCTTGTGACGGACGACACAGGCTATGGCGATCTTGGCCCCTACGGCGGCGGTGAAGGGAGGGGAATGCCAACCCCAAACTTCGATCGATTGGCGGCGGAAGGCATGACCTTCTTTTCCTTTTATGCCCAACCGAGTTGCACCCCGGGACGGGCGGCAATGTTGACAGGACGCATTCCCAACCGCAGCGGCATGACCACCGTGGCGTTTCAGGGGCAGGGAGGCGGCTTGCCAGCCGCAGAGTGGACTCTGGCCTCCGTGTTGAAACAGGCTGACTACCGCACCTTTTTTACGGGTAAATGGCACCTGGGCGAGGACGATTATGCACTACCCAATGCACAAGGCTATGACGAGATGAAGTATGTTGGCCTTTACCACCTCAATGCCTATACCTATGCTGATCCCACCTGGTTCCCCGATATGGATCCAGAGCTCAGGGCCATGTTCCAGAAAGTGACCAAAGGTTCGCTTTCTGGCAAGGCAGGAGAGGAGGCCAAGGAAGACTTCAAGATCAACGGCCAGTACGTCGACACTCCGGAACAAGGCGTGGTCGGAATTCCCTTTTTCGATGGCTATGTCGAGAAAGCAGCGATTGAGTTCCTCGAAGTGGCCGCCAAGGACGATCAGCCCTTCTTTCTCAGCGTCAACTTCATGAAGGTGCACCAGCCCAACCTTCCGCACCCTGACTACATTCACCAATCTCCTTCCAAGAGCAAGTACGCGGATTCGATTGTCGAGCTGGATGCCCGCATCGGGGCCATCATGGACAAAGTGCGGGCCCTGGGCCTGGAAGAGGAGACGCTTGTCTTCTGGACGACCGATAATGGAGCCTGGCAGGACGTTTATCCTGACGCCGGCTATACGCCATTCCGGGGCACCAAGGGAACTGTCCGCGAGGGAGGCAACCGCGTCCCCGCCATTGCCTGGTGGCCAGGAAAGATCGCGGCAGGCGTGAAGAACCACGATATCCTGGGCGGTCTTGATCTGATGGCAACGTTTGCTGCCCTAGCCGGAGTTCCACTGCCCAGCAATGATCGCGAGGGGCAACCGATCATCTTTGACAGCTATGACATGTCTCCGGTGCTGTTCGGCGCCGGCAAGTGTGAGCGAAAATCCTGGTTCTACTTCACCGAGAATGAGCTGACCCCAGGCGCAGTGCGGGTCAACAACTACAAGGCTGTGTTTAACCTGCGGGGCGACGATGGCGGAACCACCGGAGGTCTTGCCGTAGACTCCAACCTGGGCTGGAAGGGGGCAGAGAGTTATGTCGCGATCGTTCCTCAATTGTTTGACCTGTGGCAAGATCCGCAGGAACGCTATGATATTTTTATGAATAATTATACGGAACGCACCTGGGTGATGGTCACCATTGGCGAAACCATCAAAGACCTGATGAAAACCTATGTTCAATACCCTCCACGCAAGATGCAAGGCGAGGGGTATTCCGGCCCGATTACGCTCACCCAGTACGAACGCTTCCAGCATGTGCGGGGAATGCTCGCGAACGAGGGCATCAAAATACCAATGCCAACCGGAAACTGA
- a CDS encoding nitrate ABC transporter ATP-binding protein (This model describes the ATP binding subunits of ATP-binding cassette (ABC) transporters for nitrate transport, or for bicarbonate transport, in bacteria and archaea.) yields the protein MSTLLQPVQAGLVSPFSDAFLRFENVSKVYPTATGPYTVLDGIDLAVNEGEFMCVIGHSGCGKSTLLNMVSGFATPSDGQVVLHGTPITKPGPDRMVVFQGYALLPWFTAYENVYLAIDSVKPDLPAREKKEITREHLAMVGLTEAAEKKILQLSGGMKQRVAIARALAIRPEVLILDEPFGALDAITKEELQEELLTIWNTQKCTVLMITHDIDEALFLADRLVMMTNGPAARIGEIMDINFPRPRNREEIMEDPIYYDMRNQALDFLYSRFAHDDTE from the coding sequence ATGTCCACGTTGCTTCAACCCGTCCAGGCGGGGCTTGTGTCCCCGTTCAGCGACGCCTTTCTGCGCTTCGAGAACGTCAGCAAGGTGTACCCCACCGCCACTGGCCCCTACACGGTGCTGGACGGCATCGACCTGGCGGTGAACGAGGGGGAGTTCATGTGCGTGATCGGCCACTCCGGTTGCGGTAAATCAACCCTGCTGAACATGGTCTCGGGCTTCGCCACCCCCAGTGATGGTCAGGTGGTGCTGCACGGCACTCCGATCACCAAGCCCGGCCCCGACCGCATGGTGGTGTTCCAGGGCTATGCGCTGCTGCCCTGGTTCACCGCCTACGAGAATGTGTACCTGGCGATTGATTCGGTCAAGCCGGATCTGCCGGCCCGTGAGAAGAAGGAGATCACCCGCGAGCACCTCGCCATGGTGGGGCTCACCGAAGCGGCCGAGAAAAAGATCCTGCAGCTCTCCGGTGGCATGAAGCAGCGGGTGGCGATCGCCCGGGCCCTGGCGATCCGGCCGGAGGTGCTGATCCTCGATGAACCCTTCGGGGCCCTCGATGCCATCACCAAGGAGGAACTGCAGGAGGAGCTGCTGACAATCTGGAACACCCAGAAGTGCACCGTGCTGATGATCACCCATGACATCGACGAAGCGCTGTTCCTGGCTGATCGCCTGGTGATGATGACCAATGGTCCCGCCGCCAGGATCGGCGAAATCATGGACATCAACTTCCCACGGCCGCGCAACCGCGAGGAGATCATGGAGGATCCGATCTACTACGACATGCGCAACCAGGCGCTGGATTTCCTTTACAGCCGCTTCGCCCACGACGACACGGAGTGA
- a CDS encoding nitrate ABC transporter ATP-binding protein (This model describes the ATP binding subunits of ATP-binding cassette (ABC) transporters for nitrate transport, or for bicarbonate transport, in bacteria and archaea.): MTVLVDALTVEKSFPLQGGGTYLALKGIDLEIRKGEFISLIGHSGCGKSTLLNMIAGLDLPTEGTVLLDGEAIKRPGPDKMVVFQNYSLLPWLTVRENIALAVDEVMGRISSSERDTLVQEHIDMVGLGPAASKLPLQLSGGMRQRVAIARALAIRPKLLLLDEPFGALDALTRGNLQEKLMQICNEHELTAVMVTHDVDEAVLLSDRIVMLTNGPGSRIGGILEVDIPRPRARLEVVHHPSYYSLRSEIIYFLNRQKRVKQWRARPHAVVARHGLEKVNLDLGFLPLAASAPLAVAEAHGLFAKHGLDEVSLIRETSWRGIVDGLVDGTLDASLMPAGMPTWMTAGGHGGTPLPIVTPLTLSRNGNGITLGRRLAEQGVRTVEDYRAYLKSHEREPHTMGIVHEASMHNLLLRYWLAANGIDPDRDVHLQALPPAQMLADLKDGSIDGYCVGAPWLDRAIRDGHGIAVAGDLAIWPGHPGKVLGLREDWAIAYPNTNIALTKALLEACRYCADPAHWAELSELLSDRRYLGIKPEMIRFSEASADVDRGGPESERAVPHHLFFGEGLNRPSRTEHLWMMTQMARWGEIPLPRNWVEILERVCQVGVFSTAARELGLEVVSYQRQGIELFDGQSFNAEDPIGYLNSQTIKRDFSIAEIPLAPPRRD; the protein is encoded by the coding sequence ATGACGGTACTGGTTGATGCCCTCACAGTCGAGAAAAGCTTTCCGTTGCAGGGTGGCGGAACCTACCTTGCCCTCAAGGGGATTGATCTGGAGATCCGCAAGGGGGAATTCATCTCCCTGATCGGCCACTCCGGGTGCGGCAAGAGCACCCTGCTGAACATGATCGCCGGCCTGGATCTGCCGACCGAGGGCACGGTGCTGCTCGACGGCGAAGCCATCAAGCGCCCGGGCCCCGACAAGATGGTGGTGTTCCAGAACTATTCGCTGCTGCCCTGGCTCACGGTGCGGGAGAACATCGCCCTGGCGGTGGATGAGGTGATGGGCAGGATCAGCTCCAGCGAGCGCGATACCCTCGTACAGGAGCACATCGACATGGTGGGCCTCGGCCCTGCGGCCTCAAAATTGCCCCTGCAGCTCTCCGGGGGCATGCGCCAGCGGGTGGCGATCGCCCGGGCCCTGGCGATCCGGCCCAAGCTGCTGCTGCTGGATGAACCCTTCGGGGCGCTCGACGCGCTCACCCGGGGCAATCTGCAGGAGAAGCTGATGCAGATCTGCAATGAGCACGAGCTCACCGCGGTGATGGTGACCCACGACGTGGACGAGGCGGTGCTGCTCTCCGACCGCATCGTGATGCTCACCAACGGCCCCGGCTCCAGGATCGGCGGCATCCTCGAGGTGGACATCCCCCGCCCACGGGCCCGCCTGGAGGTGGTGCACCATCCCAGCTACTACAGCCTGCGCTCGGAGATCATCTACTTCCTCAATCGCCAGAAGCGGGTGAAGCAGTGGCGGGCCCGGCCCCATGCCGTGGTGGCCCGCCATGGGCTGGAAAAGGTGAACCTGGATCTGGGCTTCCTGCCCCTGGCCGCCAGCGCCCCCCTGGCCGTGGCGGAAGCCCACGGGCTCTTCGCCAAGCACGGCCTCGATGAGGTGAGCCTGATCCGCGAAACCAGCTGGCGCGGCATCGTCGACGGGCTGGTGGACGGCACTCTCGACGCCTCGCTGATGCCGGCGGGGATGCCCACCTGGATGACGGCCGGCGGCCACGGCGGCACGCCCCTGCCGATCGTGACGCCGCTCACCCTCAGCCGCAACGGCAACGGCATCACCCTGGGCCGCCGCCTGGCGGAGCAGGGGGTGCGCACCGTGGAGGACTACCGCGCCTATCTCAAGAGCCACGAGCGCGAGCCCCACACGATGGGGATCGTGCACGAGGCCTCGATGCACAACCTGCTGCTGCGCTACTGGCTGGCGGCCAACGGCATCGACCCCGACAGGGACGTGCACCTGCAGGCCCTGCCGCCGGCCCAGATGCTCGCCGACCTCAAGGACGGCAGCATCGACGGCTACTGCGTGGGTGCCCCCTGGCTCGACCGGGCCATCCGCGACGGCCACGGCATCGCAGTGGCTGGCGATCTGGCGATCTGGCCCGGCCATCCCGGCAAGGTGCTGGGGCTGCGCGAAGACTGGGCGATCGCCTATCCCAACACCAACATCGCCCTCACCAAGGCGCTGCTGGAGGCCTGCCGCTACTGCGCCGATCCGGCCCACTGGGCCGAGCTGAGCGAGCTGCTCAGCGACCGCCGCTACCTCGGCATCAAGCCGGAGATGATCCGCTTCAGCGAGGCCAGCGCCGACGTGGACCGGGGCGGACCGGAGAGCGAGAGGGCGGTGCCGCACCACCTGTTCTTCGGGGAGGGACTGAACCGCCCCAGCCGCACCGAACACCTCTGGATGATGACCCAGATGGCCCGCTGGGGTGAGATCCCCCTGCCGCGCAACTGGGTGGAGATCCTCGAGCGCGTCTGCCAGGTGGGGGTGTTCAGCACCGCCGCCCGTGAGCTGGGCCTCGAGGTGGTCAGTTATCAGCGCCAGGGCATCGAGCTGTTCGACGGCCAGTCCTTCAACGCCGAAGACCCGATCGGCTACCTCAACAGCCAGACGATCAAACGCGATTTCAGCATTGCCGAGATCCCCCTGGCGCCACCCCGGCGCGATTGA
- the ntrB gene encoding nitrate ABC transporter permease — MNPIRWLMLNRSTWLYPLLGIGGFLLAWQLSASLNLTRLPGPLSLWTDERTRELLLYPFYDRGGLDKGLFWQTMASLGRVAQGYVLAALVGISAGITVGLSPALNRALDPLFQFLRMVAPLAWVPIALVIFQKNQPAAIFVIFITAVWPILINTAEGVRQIPQDYRNVALVLQMSKGRFFTKVLLPSALPYIFTGLRISIGLAWLAIIAAEIVMSGIVGIGFFIWDAYQQNYVSDIVLAVIWIGAVGLLLDRGMAWLQSRLTPGQ, encoded by the coding sequence ATGAATCCCATCCGCTGGCTGATGCTCAACCGCAGCACCTGGCTTTACCCCCTCCTGGGGATCGGCGGATTTCTGCTGGCCTGGCAACTCAGCGCCAGCCTGAATCTCACCCGCCTGCCGGGACCCCTCAGCCTCTGGACCGACGAGCGCACGCGCGAACTGCTGCTTTATCCCTTCTACGACCGGGGTGGCCTCGACAAGGGACTGTTCTGGCAGACCATGGCCAGTCTGGGACGCGTGGCCCAGGGGTACGTCCTGGCCGCATTGGTGGGTATCTCAGCAGGCATCACGGTGGGACTGAGCCCGGCGCTGAACAGGGCTCTCGACCCCCTCTTCCAGTTCCTGCGCATGGTGGCGCCTCTGGCCTGGGTTCCGATCGCCCTGGTGATCTTCCAGAAGAATCAGCCGGCGGCGATCTTCGTGATCTTCATCACGGCGGTCTGGCCGATCCTCATCAACACGGCCGAGGGGGTCCGCCAGATCCCCCAGGACTACCGCAACGTGGCCCTGGTGCTGCAGATGTCGAAAGGTCGTTTCTTCACCAAGGTGCTGCTGCCCTCAGCTCTCCCCTACATCTTCACCGGTCTGCGCATCTCGATCGGCCTGGCCTGGCTGGCGATCATCGCCGCTGAGATCGTCATGTCCGGCATCGTCGGCATCGGCTTCTTCATCTGGGATGCCTATCAGCAGAACTATGTCAGCGACATCGTGCTGGCTGTGATCTGGATCGGCGCCGTCGGTCTGCTGCTGGATCGTGGCATGGCCTGGCTGCAGAGCCGCCTCACCCCGGGCCAGTGA
- a CDS encoding CmpA/NrtA family ABC transporter substrate-binding protein yields MLNRRKFLSVLSATLAGTLMLNACGNPPEKSSGPAAGTAPVADAGLETKSITLGYVPILEAAALVAGVEKGFFAKHGLEVKLAKQASWPAARDNVVIGSAGGGIDGGQWQLPMPHLITEGIITNGNKVPMYVLAQLSSQGNAIAVSNSLKKANLRVDLTPAAPTILGFPKTEGRKFRAAHTYPNANQDLWIRYWLGAGGIDPDKDIELLTVPSTETLQGMRNGTMEAFSTGDPWPFRIVTDNIGYTAALTAEIWPVHPEEFLGVRADWVDKHPKAAVALIKGLMEAQQWADKAENKEALAKILSSRQYFNTPVSVLVPALKADYKLGADLKPSTDPKLGPLYWASDRGVISYPYKSLSLWFLVESLRWKFHPGKLDTIDQAKSLVDKVNREDLWRQAATELGLPAGDIPTGSSRGKETFFDGIVFDPENPQAYLDSLKIKR; encoded by the coding sequence ATGCTCAATCGTCGCAAGTTTCTTTCCGTTCTCAGCGCCACCCTGGCCGGCACCCTGATGCTGAATGCCTGTGGCAATCCACCCGAGAAAAGCTCAGGACCCGCTGCCGGCACGGCCCCCGTGGCTGATGCAGGTCTCGAGACCAAGTCCATCACCCTCGGCTATGTCCCCATCCTGGAAGCTGCTGCGCTGGTGGCGGGGGTGGAGAAGGGGTTCTTCGCCAAGCACGGCCTCGAGGTGAAGCTGGCCAAGCAGGCCAGCTGGCCCGCCGCTCGCGACAACGTGGTGATCGGCTCAGCCGGTGGTGGTATCGACGGCGGTCAGTGGCAGCTGCCCATGCCTCATCTGATCACGGAAGGCATCATCACCAACGGCAACAAGGTGCCGATGTACGTCCTGGCTCAGCTGAGCAGCCAGGGCAATGCCATCGCCGTTTCGAACTCCCTGAAGAAGGCCAATCTGCGGGTGGACCTCACCCCCGCTGCCCCCACGATCCTCGGCTTCCCCAAGACCGAAGGCCGTAAGTTCCGGGCCGCCCACACCTACCCCAATGCCAACCAGGACCTCTGGATCCGCTACTGGCTCGGGGCCGGCGGCATCGATCCCGACAAGGACATCGAGCTGCTGACCGTGCCCTCCACGGAGACGTTGCAGGGGATGCGCAACGGCACGATGGAGGCCTTCAGCACGGGCGATCCCTGGCCCTTCCGGATCGTGACCGACAACATCGGCTATACAGCGGCACTCACCGCCGAGATCTGGCCCGTGCATCCTGAGGAATTCCTGGGTGTGCGCGCTGACTGGGTGGACAAGCATCCGAAGGCGGCCGTGGCTCTGATCAAGGGTCTGATGGAGGCCCAGCAGTGGGCCGACAAGGCCGAGAACAAGGAAGCACTGGCGAAAATACTCAGTTCCCGCCAGTACTTCAACACTCCCGTCTCGGTGCTGGTGCCCGCGCTCAAGGCCGACTACAAGCTGGGTGCCGATCTCAAGCCCTCCACCGATCCCAAGCTGGGGCCGCTCTACTGGGCCAGCGACCGGGGCGTGATTTCCTACCCCTACAAGAGCCTGAGTCTCTGGTTCCTGGTGGAGTCGCTGCGCTGGAAGTTCCACCCCGGCAAGCTCGACACGATCGACCAGGCCAAGTCGCTGGTCGACAAGGTGAACCGGGAGGACCTCTGGCGTCAGGCCGCCACCGAGCTGGGCCTTCCCGCCGGGGACATCCCCACTGGATCCTCCCGCGGCAAGGAGACCTTCTTCGATGGCATCGTCTTCGATCCTGAGAACCCGCAGGCCTACCTCGACAGCCTGAAGATCAAGCGCTGA
- a CDS encoding DUF6671 family protein, which produces MEFYRGRAAALATMHGKERAIARPFRSLLQLDLERPVGLDTDRLGSFDGRQPRLDGAEAICRHKALLGMEWLDLPLGLASEGSFGPHPALPILAAGLEVMVFLDQERGLEIWERLVARRTNFDHRCAAELAELEGWPQRVGFPAHGLIVRPDQPWPGADDLLFKDLQDHHQLAEAIGAAAAGSSNGRALVETDMRAHRNPTRMACLRTLATRLARRISTPCLACGAPGWGGVELVPGLPCGWCGRPTSLARAERFGCVSCSHTEERPRPDGWAEADPQHCPLCNP; this is translated from the coding sequence ATGGAGTTTTACCGCGGCCGTGCAGCGGCACTGGCCACCATGCATGGCAAGGAGAGGGCGATCGCCCGCCCGTTCCGCAGCCTGCTCCAGCTGGATCTGGAGCGGCCCGTGGGGCTCGACACGGATCGGCTCGGCAGCTTCGACGGGCGGCAGCCGCGGCTGGACGGAGCAGAGGCGATCTGCCGCCACAAGGCCCTACTGGGCATGGAGTGGCTGGATCTGCCGCTCGGCCTGGCCAGTGAGGGCAGCTTCGGCCCCCACCCGGCTCTGCCCATCCTGGCGGCCGGCCTGGAGGTGATGGTGTTCCTGGATCAGGAACGTGGCCTGGAGATCTGGGAGCGACTGGTCGCCCGCCGCACCAATTTCGACCACCGCTGTGCCGCTGAGCTGGCGGAGCTGGAGGGCTGGCCTCAACGGGTGGGCTTCCCCGCCCACGGCCTGATCGTGCGCCCCGATCAACCCTGGCCTGGCGCCGACGATCTGCTCTTCAAGGATCTGCAGGATCATCATCAGCTGGCTGAGGCGATCGGCGCAGCCGCAGCCGGCTCGAGCAATGGCCGGGCTTTGGTGGAGACCGACATGCGCGCCCACCGCAACCCCACCCGCATGGCCTGCCTGCGCACCCTGGCCACCAGGCTGGCCAGACGGATCTCCACCCCCTGCCTTGCCTGCGGCGCTCCGGGCTGGGGGGGGGTGGAGCTGGTGCCTGGCCTTCCCTGCGGCTGGTGCGGCAGGCCCACATCCCTGGCGCGCGCCGAGCGCTTCGGCTGCGTCAGCTGCTCCCACACCGAGGAGCGCCCCCGTCCCGATGGATGGGCCGAGGCCGATCCGCAGCACTGTCCGCTGTGTAACCCCTGA
- a CDS encoding sodium-dependent bicarbonate transport family permease has product MTEFITLFIKQLQSPTLGFLIGGMVVASFGSQLAIPDSIYRFITFFLLLKIGLTGGIAIRNSNPAEIFLPALAAVALGIVIVFIGRYTLGKLPGINVPDAVATGGLFGAVSGSTLAAVLPQLDTAKIPYEAWTAALYPFMDIPALVTAIVVASVYLSKTTGKAAEKVEIWSIIKESVQSSAVTSLLLGVALGILTKPEPVYESFFNPLFRGFLSILMIIMGMEAAQRMNELRKVAQWFAIYAFFAPILHGFLAFGLGLVIHKITGFSIGGAVVLAVIAASSSDISGPPTLRAGIPSANPSAYIGASTAIGTPVAIAICIPLFIGIAQMIGG; this is encoded by the coding sequence TTGACCGAATTCATCACACTTTTCATCAAGCAGCTTCAGTCTCCAACACTTGGCTTCCTGATCGGAGGCATGGTCGTCGCCTCATTCGGCAGCCAGCTGGCCATTCCAGATTCGATCTACAGGTTCATCACCTTCTTCCTGCTGCTCAAGATCGGATTGACCGGTGGCATCGCCATTCGCAATTCCAACCCCGCCGAGATTTTCCTTCCGGCACTCGCGGCTGTGGCGCTTGGCATTGTGATCGTGTTCATCGGTCGTTACACCCTGGGGAAACTTCCAGGCATCAACGTGCCTGACGCTGTGGCCACAGGTGGCCTGTTCGGCGCGGTGAGTGGCTCCACTCTGGCCGCTGTTCTGCCGCAGCTGGATACCGCCAAGATCCCCTATGAGGCCTGGACGGCAGCCCTGTATCCCTTCATGGACATCCCGGCCCTGGTGACAGCGATCGTGGTGGCCAGCGTCTACCTCAGCAAGACGACCGGTAAGGCTGCCGAGAAAGTCGAGATCTGGTCGATCATCAAGGAAAGCGTGCAGAGCTCCGCCGTCACGTCGCTGCTTCTGGGTGTGGCCCTTGGCATTCTCACCAAGCCAGAGCCCGTCTATGAGAGCTTCTTCAATCCTCTGTTCCGCGGCTTCCTGTCGATTCTGATGATCATCATGGGGATGGAGGCCGCCCAGCGCATGAATGAGCTGCGCAAGGTTGCCCAGTGGTTTGCCATCTATGCTTTCTTCGCACCCATCCTGCATGGCTTTCTGGCATTCGGTCTCGGCCTTGTCATTCACAAGATCACGGGCTTCAGCATCGGTGGCGCTGTCGTGCTGGCGGTGATCGCCGCGTCGAGCTCGGATATCTCCGGCCCGCCGACCCTTCGCGCTGGCATTCCCTCGGCGAATCCCTCCGCCTATATCGGCGCCTCCACGGCCATCGGCACTCCGGTGGCGATCGCCATCTGCATCCCTCTGTTCATTGGGATTGCTCAGATGATCGGTGGTTAG
- a CDS encoding diflavin flavoprotein: protein MTVATAAPPRLSLQCEAIGPDTTTIRSLDWDRSRFDIEFGLRNGTTYNAFLVRGERTALIDTSHLKFAGTWLPLLEEQIDPLAIDHLIVSHTEPDHSGLIGHLLERNPEIEIVASKVAIQFLADQVHRPFRSRAVKSGEELDLGTNPTSGVQHRFEFLSAPNLHWPDTIFSFDHGTGILYTCDAFGLHYCGDDIYDVDPGAIAPDFRFYYDCLMGPNARSVLQALKRMDALPPIRMIATGHGPLLRDHLGLWTGDYRDWSSQRSAGETYAAVCYVSQYGFCDRLSQAIARGIGKAEAQVQLVDLRATDAQELAALVGEASAVVVPTWPAKTDPDLQQSIGTLLAALKPKQWVAVYDAYGGNDQPIDSVATQLRSLGQKSAFEPLRIRQVPDGNDYQRCEEAGTDLGQLLTRARTIAAMKSLDGDLDKALGRLSGGLYIVTARQGERSSAMVASWVSQASFDPPGISIAVAKDRAIEALMQVGDRFVLNILREDNHQELLRHFLKRFPPGADRFAGVSTLDGVSAGGPVLGDALAFLGCRVAQRMEGPDHWIIYAEVEEGTVADSEATTAVHHRKVGNHY from the coding sequence ATGACTGTCGCCACCGCTGCACCCCCGCGCCTCTCCCTGCAGTGCGAGGCGATCGGGCCCGACACCACCACGATCCGCTCCCTCGACTGGGACCGCAGCCGCTTCGACATCGAGTTCGGCCTGCGCAACGGCACCACGTACAACGCCTTCCTGGTGCGCGGTGAGCGCACCGCCCTGATCGACACCAGCCATCTCAAGTTCGCGGGCACCTGGCTGCCCCTGCTTGAGGAGCAGATCGATCCGCTGGCGATCGATCACCTGATCGTGTCCCACACCGAGCCGGATCACAGCGGCCTGATCGGCCACCTGCTGGAGCGCAACCCCGAGATCGAGATCGTGGCCTCCAAGGTGGCGATCCAGTTCCTGGCCGATCAGGTGCACCGTCCCTTCCGCAGCCGTGCCGTCAAGAGCGGCGAGGAACTCGACCTGGGCACTAACCCAACCAGCGGCGTGCAGCACCGCTTCGAATTCCTGAGTGCCCCCAACCTGCACTGGCCCGACACGATCTTCTCCTTCGATCACGGCACCGGCATCCTGTACACGTGTGATGCCTTCGGTCTGCACTACTGCGGCGACGACATCTACGACGTGGATCCCGGCGCCATCGCCCCCGATTTCCGCTTCTACTACGACTGTCTGATGGGGCCCAACGCCCGCAGCGTGCTGCAGGCCCTCAAGCGCATGGACGCCCTGCCGCCGATCCGGATGATCGCCACCGGCCACGGCCCGCTGCTGCGCGATCACCTGGGCCTCTGGACCGGCGACTACCGCGACTGGAGCAGCCAGCGCAGCGCCGGCGAAACCTATGCCGCGGTCTGCTACGTGAGCCAGTACGGCTTCTGTGACCGGCTCAGCCAGGCGATCGCCCGCGGCATCGGCAAGGCCGAAGCCCAGGTGCAGCTGGTGGATCTGCGCGCCACCGACGCCCAGGAACTGGCGGCCCTGGTGGGCGAAGCCAGCGCCGTGGTGGTGCCCACCTGGCCGGCCAAGACCGACCCGGACCTGCAGCAGTCGATCGGCACCCTGCTCGCCGCCCTCAAACCCAAGCAATGGGTGGCGGTCTACGACGCCTACGGCGGCAACGACCAGCCGATCGACAGCGTCGCCACCCAGCTGCGCAGCCTTGGGCAGAAATCAGCCTTCGAGCCGCTGCGCATCCGCCAGGTTCCTGACGGCAACGATTACCAGCGCTGCGAGGAGGCCGGCACCGACCTGGGCCAGCTGCTCACCCGCGCCCGCACGATCGCCGCGATGAAATCGCTCGATGGCGACCTCGACAAGGCCCTCGGCCGCCTCAGCGGCGGGCTCTACATCGTCACCGCCCGCCAGGGGGAGCGCAGCAGCGCCATGGTGGCCAGCTGGGTGAGCCAGGCGAGCTTCGATCCTCCGGGGATCTCGATCGCCGTGGCCAAGGACCGGGCCATCGAGGCCCTGATGCAGGTGGGTGACCGCTTCGTGCTCAACATCCTGCGCGAGGACAACCACCAGGAGCTGCTGCGGCACTTCCTCAAACGCTTCCCGCCGGGTGCCGACCGTTTCGCCGGGGTCTCCACCCTCGATGGGGTCTCGGCAGGCGGTCCTGTGCTGGGCGATGCCCTGGCTTTCCTGGGTTGCCGGGTGGCCCAGCGCATGGAGGGACCCGACCACTGGATCATCTACGCCGAGGTGGAGGAGGGCACCGTGGCCGACAGTGAGGCCACCACCGCCGTGCACCACCGCAAGGTGGGCAACCACTACTGA